From one Branchiostoma floridae strain S238N-H82 chromosome 3, Bfl_VNyyK, whole genome shotgun sequence genomic stretch:
- the LOC118411035 gene encoding tyrosine-protein kinase Fgr-like — MTPSDPEVEVYAQLLKENEIDGTALLKLDINTRTQCSTDSELIGCFKIRKDQHLTILDYRDGQWYKAQSLDTLEVGLVPFNYVIPLQGLQGHVEWFVGPLDRRDTDNRLLCDDNPVGTFLVRSREDIGETGSHLYTISVLRSKTGNDRVSHFNVQRSTEGKLFVAADMEFDSLTELVEHYLSLWEESVDVTVKIAKAGSMLDDHIQLLREADTMKNLLHRNILLGVCTKGYPMYIITEFMCNGSLDHYLRHGEGHRLDLVDLIDMGAQVAAGMEYLEDNNVIHRDLRAANVLVGERNLCKVADFGIDLH; from the exons ATGACACCAAGTGACCCAGAGGTGGAAGTGTATGCACAACTACTCAAAGAAAATGAGATCGACGGAACAGCTCTTCTTAAACTGGAC ATAAACACACGTACACAGTGTTCTACTGATTCAGAATTGATAGGATGCTTCAAAATCAGGAAGGACCAACACCTAACAATTCTCGACTACAG AGATGGTCAGTGGTACAAGGCTCAGTCGTTGGACACCTTGGAAGTGGGCTTGGTTCCTTTCAACTACGTGATTCCTCTACAGGGACTGCAAGGTCACGTCGA ATGGTTCGTAGGACCCCTGGACCGAAGAGACACGGATAATCGTCTTCTGTGTGACGACAACCCGGTTGGTACTTTCCTTGTCAGAAGTAGAGAAGACATCGGCGAAACAG GCTCACACCTCTACACGATATCCGTGCTGCGCAGCAAGACTGGCAACGACAGAGTGAGCCACTTCAATGTACAAAGATCTACAGAAGGAAAACTGTTTGTTGCAGCTGATATGGAGTTCGACAGCCTAACGGAACTGGTGGAACACTATCTCA GTCTTTGGGAGGAATCCGTCGATGTTACTGTGAAGATTGCGAAGGCAGGGTCGATGCTAGACGACCACATCCAGTTGCTCCGGGAGGCTGACACCATGAAGAACCTACTTCACCGCAACATT CTGTTGGGCGTCTGTACGAAAGGGTACCCCATGTACATCATCACAGAGTTCATGTGTAACGGTAGTCTGGACCACTATCTACGCCATGGGGAGGGTCATCGTTTGGACCTGGTCGATCTGATTGACATGGGTGCTCAG GTCGCTGCTGGTATGGAGTACCTCGAAGACAACAACGTCATCCACCGAGACCTGCGAGCAGCAAACGTCCTTGTTGGAGAACGGAACCTCTGCAAGGTGGCAGACTTTGGGATT gatctccattag